The DNA region TGCGTATGGCGATGGAACGCAGAGGCTTGGCCTATGAAGTTGACGAAGGCGGCGGTGTGTTTTACGCGCCGAAGATTGATATTAAATTGATTGACTCGCTTGGCCGTGAATGGCAGGGCCCGACGCATCAGGTTGACCTGCAGGCGGCGAAGAGGTTTAATATTCGTTACGTCGGTGCGGATAATCAACTGCACGAGCCGATTATTATTCACCGCACAGTGCTTGGCAGTATGGAGCGATTCATCGGCGGGCTTATCGAGCATTACGGCGGCAATTTTCCGCTGTGGCTCTCGCCCGAGCAGATGCGTGTGCTGACGATTAGTGAAAAGACAAATGATTACGCGATGAAGCTTCAGCAGAGTTTGAAGGCTGACGGACTGCGGTGCGGAATTGATAATAGTCCTGAAAAAGTTGGTGCGAAAATTCTGCACGGCCATAACGAAAAAGTACCTTATATGGTAGTTGTCGGGCCGAAAGAAGCTGAAACGCAAAGCGTCAATGTTCGCATTCGCGGGACGAATGAAAGCAAGAGTATGTCCGCCGAGCAGTTTATTGCTGCGGTAAAAGAAAAGGTAAAATCCAGAACAGCGGATTTGCAATTAGCTTAAAAGTTAAAACTATTGGATCGGCCTGTGGCCGAGATTGTTTTTTGAAAGGAAAAGGTTATCGGAAAGTTAAAACTTAGAATCAACGAGCAAATCAACAGAAGCCCGGTTCGCCTGATTGGCGATGATAACAGCCAAATTGGCGTTGTGACTATCGACCAGGCGCTGGCGCACGCCAGAGAAGTAAACCTTGATTTGGTCGAGATATCTCCCGAGAGCAGCCCGCCGGTGTGCAGGATTATGGATTTCGGAAAATATCTTTACGAGCAGAAACGTAAAGATAAGCTGAATCTCAAAAAGCAGCACACGGTAACGTTGAAGGAGCTTCGGATTCGGCCTAAAACAGACAAGCATGATTGTGATACTAAAGTTAACCATGCACGTGAGTTTTTCCGCAAAGGACATCGCGTACAATTTACTATGATGTTCAGAGGTCGTGAAATGGCGCACACAGAGCTTGGGCAGGCATTGATGAATAAAATAATTACTGACCTGGAAGATGTGGCAAAGGTTGAACAGCCGCCGCTTATGCAGGGCAAGCGTCTGACGGTGCTGATGATGCCGAAAGCAGAAAAGTAACGCCGGGTATCCCGGAAGGGATAATAATTTAGTATTTTTAGATTTATTTTAATGTTGACCTTCCGATAGGAGGGTGATAATATACCGTTCTTAATTTTTTATAAACAAGAGTTGTAAGGTTGTGAAATATGCCTAAGAAAAAAACACATAAAGGTTTGAAGAAACGCGTAAAAGTAACAGGCCGCGGTAAAATTAAAGTTCATACGAGCTTTACCGGCCATTTGATGAGCGGTAAGACTGCGAAAAGATGCCGGAAATTGCGAAAACCAATCGTTATTCCGGAAGTTTACGCGAATGTAATGAAAGAAATGTTGGACATTGATTAATAAGGACGAGCTGATATGCCACGTGTAATAAAAGGGTCAGCAACCCGTAAAGCTAGAAAACGTATCCTTAAAAGAGTTAAAGGACATCGGGGCGGTCCCGGCAGACAGTATCGTCTGGCCAAGGAACGAGCAGTAAGGTCTGAAGTTTTCGCAAGAGTCGGCAGGAAACTCAAAAAACGCCAGTACAGGGCGCTTTGGATTATCCGTTTAACAGCGGCCTGCAGGATGCGAAAAATCAGATACAGCCAGTTGATTAATGGTCTGAAGAAGGCCAGTATCGCTCTGAACAGAAAAATGTTAAGTGAAATAGCTATTTTCGACCCGGCTGCGTTTGATGCCATTGTTGAAAAAGCAAAAATCGCTTAATCTGGTCTTTGATACAAGAGCGTGCTTGAGACATTCAAACAAATCGGTAAGGAAGCACTCGAATCGCTCAAGTCGGTAACAACCCCCGCCGAGCTTGAGGAATTCCGCATACGCTTTTTAGCAAAAAAAGGCGCTGTTACCGATATGTTAAGCAAAATCGGCAGTTTCCCCGCTGAACAGAAAAAGGATGCCGGTGCGCTTGCGAATAAGGTCAAGCAGGAAGTAACCGAGGCTTTCGAAAAAGTCAAATCGTCATTGTCAAGCCATAGTGTTCAAAAAGGCCCAATGGTAGATGTTACTTTGCCGGGCGTTGATTTTCAGCAGGGCAAGGCTCATATCATTTCGCAAACCATTAACGAACTTATCGAGATTTTCGGCAGGATGGGATTTGGCATCGCTTACGGCCCGGAAGTCGAGGACGAATGGCACAACTTCGTCGCGTTGAATATTCCCGAAGGACATCCCGCAAGAGACCCATCGGATAATTTCTGCCTCGAAGGCAATATAATGCTTCGCAGTCAGACATCAACTATGCAGATTCGTACAATGGAAAAACAAAAGCCGCCAATCAGGGTTATTGCACCGGGCAGAGTTTACAGACCCGATACGGTTGACGCAACGCACATGTATATGTTCTATCAGCTCGAAGCGCTTGTCGTAGATGAAGGCGTTTCGATGGTCGATATGAAAAGCACAATCGCGCAGTTCATTTCCGTATTCTTCGGCAAAGACGTTAAATGGAGATTGCGTCCGAGTTTCTTCCCATTCACAGAGCCAAGCGCAGAAGTGGATTTGTTGTTCGTTACAAAAGACGGCAGCGAAAAATGGATTGAAGTCGGCGGCTGCGGCATGGTTGACCCGAACGTATTTAATGCAGTCGGGATTGACAGCGAAAAATATACCGGCTGGGCTTTCGGCTTCGGCATTGAAAGACTCGCGATGCGAAAGTACGGCATAACCGATATCAGATTGCTGTTCGAAAATGATATCCGCTTCTTAAAACAATTCTAAATCTGCATAGCCGCATAGCCACGAATATTTTTAATTAGCCACGAATTTACACGAATTAACACTAATTATTTTTTATAATCTTTCACCATCTGAATAAATCTGACAGGGTTGATAATTTTTGCGTTATTTTTAATATATGCAGATTTAAAGAGCAGTTCTTTCATTTGCTGTGGCGTAAGTTCTGGTCTGATTTGCCATCCCATAGCAAGAACACCGGCGCAATAAGGCCTTGTCCAGCTTGTTCCGCTATTGCCCCAATATATATATGTGAAAACATTTCTTTGTTTTTCTTCAGCCGTGGTTCGTACCGAAGCAGGTATAAGGATTTCATCAGGATTGAACCAGGAATCTCCAATGCGAGAACCAGGCGTGCATTGCACAAAATTATCTGGAGAATTTATGCTGTACCAGCATCTGCCGATAAAACCGTGATGTCCTGTGCAGTCAAGAACCATTATTCCGTTTCTTTCGGCACGTTCGTAAGCCTCATCCCACATTTGGGTGTTTTTTTCAAAAGGAGTGCCTTTGCCTGAAGGCCACGCTGAAACAGATATAACCCTTATTTTTTGGCCAAGCGGAAGTTTATTATTTTGCTCTATTATCCAATCAATCGCTTTCGCATAATAAGCCGAATCTTTGTTCCATGAAGGCACAGCGGCGTAATACACTTTTGCATTGGGAGCAGTGCCGCAATTTGTACCAACCAGCAGGCTTGTAACCGCCGGCCCGTGCATACTGGTTTTTTCATTGCCGCAACCTGTGTCGTAATATGCCGCAATTTTGCCCGCGTATTCAGGATGTTCACCAAACAAGGGCTGATCAATAATAGCGACATTAACACCCTTGCCGGTGATTCCCTGTTTGTGCAGTTGACGCACGCCGAGGCCGGGATTCATTGCAGTTTGCATTATTTGTTCAGGGCTTATATTGGTCGGTATTTTATCGGGCGAAGGCCAGATGGTGTTATTGTTAAATATCAGGGTTCGAATTATATTACCCTTTGCTGACAGGCTAAGCTGGCTTAAGTCTTTATTGCGAACATCGTCAAACTTTTTTACAGCAGTTACAAAATTGTCGACTGCGGCGAAACTGACCACATTCAAATAAAAAAGCAAAACAACAAATAAGTGTTTATTTGTGTCCATTCGTGGTTTTAATTTTTTTCGTCCAATCTTTTCGTGGTTTTAAAATCCACCTCTTTTAAGAGTTCTTCAGCATCGACAGGTTTTGTTAGCTGTGCGAGATATGTCTTGAAAAATGACTCCTGGCACTGTTTTCCAATGGCATCGCGGTTCATACAGACCTGCACAAGGTTTTTGACTCTCAATTTCCACGGAATTGAATCGAATTTTTTCGTTCGCTCATTATCGAGAAAGTAAAACTCGAAATTTTCATCTTTTTCTTTAACGAGAATATTGCCGAGTCTTAAATCGCCGTGAAAAATTCCTTTATCGTGCATTTTTCCGATAGTCTGCGCGAACTGCTCAATCATTTTTTTCTTTTTTTCAGCAGGCAGGGTACCGAGCATTTTATAAAATGGCGTGCTGTCGGTAACTTCCATTGTCATAAGGAATTTTCTGCCGTAAGCGACGGTCTGCGGAGTCAGGAATCCGTTTTCTATGAGCATTTGA from Planctomycetaceae bacterium includes:
- a CDS encoding S8 family serine peptidase; protein product: MQTAMNPGLGVRQLHKQGITGKGVNVAIIDQPLFGEHPEYAGKIAAYYDTGCGNEKTSMHGPAVTSLLVGTNCGTAPNAKVYYAAVPSWNKDSAYYAKAIDWIIEQNNKLPLGQKIRVISVSAWPSGKGTPFEKNTQMWDEAYERAERNGIMVLDCTGHHGFIGRCWYSINSPDNFVQCTPGSRIGDSWFNPDEILIPASVRTTAEEKQRNVFTYIYWGNSGTSWTRPYCAGVLAMGWQIRPELTPQQMKELLFKSAYIKNNAKIINPVRFIQMVKDYKK
- the rplT gene encoding 50S ribosomal protein L20 is translated as MPRVIKGSATRKARKRILKRVKGHRGGPGRQYRLAKERAVRSEVFARVGRKLKKRQYRALWIIRLTAACRMRKIRYSQLINGLKKASIALNRKMLSEIAIFDPAAFDAIVEKAKIA
- the pheS gene encoding phenylalanine--tRNA ligase subunit alpha, with the translated sequence MLETFKQIGKEALESLKSVTTPAELEEFRIRFLAKKGAVTDMLSKIGSFPAEQKKDAGALANKVKQEVTEAFEKVKSSLSSHSVQKGPMVDVTLPGVDFQQGKAHIISQTINELIEIFGRMGFGIAYGPEVEDEWHNFVALNIPEGHPARDPSDNFCLEGNIMLRSQTSTMQIRTMEKQKPPIRVIAPGRVYRPDTVDATHMYMFYQLEALVVDEGVSMVDMKSTIAQFISVFFGKDVKWRLRPSFFPFTEPSAEVDLLFVTKDGSEKWIEVGGCGMVDPNVFNAVGIDSEKYTGWAFGFGIERLAMRKYGITDIRLLFENDIRFLKQF
- the rpmI gene encoding 50S ribosomal protein L35, whose amino-acid sequence is MPKKKTHKGLKKRVKVTGRGKIKVHTSFTGHLMSGKTAKRCRKLRKPIVIPEVYANVMKEMLDID
- the infC gene encoding translation initiation factor IF-3; the protein is MNEQINRSPVRLIGDDNSQIGVVTIDQALAHAREVNLDLVEISPESSPPVCRIMDFGKYLYEQKRKDKLNLKKQHTVTLKELRIRPKTDKHDCDTKVNHAREFFRKGHRVQFTMMFRGREMAHTELGQALMNKIITDLEDVAKVEQPPLMQGKRLTVLMMPKAEK
- a CDS encoding lipopolysaccharide kinase InaA family protein, producing the protein MFNKKIIIADNFPQGFESSNIQIPDGTRADFEQLGSSKTALVLKFQILLKAKVYSIILKKYFVRNISDFFKSLILPSRAQRAFKAGQMLIENGFLTPQTVAYGRKFLMTMEVTDSTPFYKMLGTLPAEKKKKMIEQFAQTIGKMHDKGIFHGDLRLGNILVKEKDENFEFYFLDNERTKKFDSIPWKLRVKNLVQVCMNRDAIGKQCQESFFKTYLAQLTKPVDAEELLKEVDFKTTKRLDEKN